A window of Massilia sp. NR 4-1 genomic DNA:
CCGGAGCGTATTTGAAGATATGACGATTCATCGAAGGCGTTGCAACGATGCCTGGCGTCTCAATCGGTGAAATTTACATTACACGGAATGCTGCAAGGGCATTCATACAGGAGTTTCTATATGTCTATCACGACAGAAGAACGCGACCGCATCACGGCGCGTTTGCCTAAGTTGCTAGTCGAAAAATTGCAAGAGGCAGCGGATTTAAGCGGCGCCACCCTGAACCAATTCCTGGTGCAGGCTGCCGTCGAAAAAGCAGACAAGATTATTGATCGAGAGCGTGCGATCCGATTTACTGCTGAGGATGCTGCCATGTTCATCCACATGCTCGACAATCCACGTCCACCGAATCAGGCGGTCACGAGGGCGTTTGAGCGCCTCAAGAAAGTAGAAGATGGCTCAAATAGTACGCGCGCTGGACAAGGCGCATGATGTAAGAAATTTTGATTGTGGTTCGGAAGCGCTCAACATCTGGCTCCGCGAAATGGCGGGCCAGCATATCAAAAAAATGCTCTCCAGGACTTATGTTCTGATTGATGAGGAAGCGCCAGAAACAATACTGGGCTTTTACACCGTGGCTATTCGTGCCATGACGCCGATCAGCGAATTACCGGCGACGATGCAGCGCCGCTTGCCGCCCAATGTGCCCGGTTTCACGCTGGGACGCCTGGCGGTATCCCGCGAGGCGCAGGGGCAGGGCTGGGGCGAATATCTGTTGGCGCATGCGATGCGGCGCATCTGTCAGGCTGCCGAATCTGTTGGCGGCGCATTCATGTTTGTCGATGCCAAGGACGCGGAAGCGGCGGCATTTTACGCAAAATACGATTTCTCCCCTACGCCGAGCGACCAGCTCAGGCTGCTTAAGCCGATCGCTGAAATTCCGGCTTAGCGAAACGCGATGTCAAAGCCCGCCGATGCGGGCTTTTGCTTTTGGCTAGGAAATGATAAAAATTTCCCTAAAGCATCGAATACTGTCAAGAAATATTTTCTTTTGCATAGCAATATTGTTAAACAAGCTGTTATGCTAATGGTTTGCATTTATTGACAATGTGTTGAAATTTTGCGGTGTTCGTTAAGCGGAGACGGTATGGATCGCAGGGATTTCGTTCGGATGGGTCTGGCTGCAGGCGGCGCAGCGACTTTAGGGCGGGCCGAAGGGGCTTTACCCACTGCTAAGGCGGCCTCCTCCATCCTCGATGCCGGCATCCTTCAGCAGCAGGAGCAGATGGCCGCCAACAAGCTCACCTCCCACTCCCTCACCTCGCAATACCTGGCCCGCATCGGTAGCATCGACAAGTCCGGCCCCCGCATCAACTCCATCATTGAAATCAACCCCGAAGCCCTGAAGATCGCGCGCGAGATGGACCGCGAACGCCTGCTGCGCAAGCTGCGCGGCCCGCTGCACGGCATCCCGGTTCTGCTCAAGGACAATATCGCCACCGCCGACCGCATGAGCACCTCGGCCGGCTCGCTGGCGCTGGCCGGCATCCGCGCCGCGCGCGACGCCCATATCGTGGCCCAGCTGCGCGCCGCCGGCGCCGTCATCATCGGCAAGACCAATCTGAGCGAGTGGGCCAATATGCGTTCCACCCATTCCGTCAGCGGCTGGAGCGCGCGCGGCGGCCTGACGCGCAATCCCTATTCGCTCGACCGCAATTGCAGCGGCTCCAGTTCCGGTTCCGGCGCGGCGGTTGCCGCCGGGCTGGCCACGCTGGCGGTCGGCACCGAAACCGATGGCTCCATCGTCTCGCCGGCCTCGATCTGCGGCGTGGTCGGCATCAAACCGACCATGGGACTCTTGAGCCGCAGCGGCATCATCCCCATCGCCCACTCGCAGGACACGGCCGGCCCCATGGCGCGCAGCGTCACCGACGCCGCCCTGATGCTGGCCGCCATGACCGGGGTGGACGCCAACGACGCCGCCACCCAGGCCAGCGCCGGCAGGGTCGGCGACTATGCCGCCGCGCTGCAGACCGGTAGCCTGCAAGGCAAACGCCTGGGCGTGGCGCGCAACTTCTTCGGCACCAACGACGATCTGGATAACGCCATCGAAAAAGCCCTGGCTGTGCTGAAAGCCCAAGGTGCCGAGCTGGTGGACGTGACCGTGCCGAACACCGACAAATACAGCGCCTCCGAATTTGAAGTGCTGCTGCACGAATTCAAATCCGACCTGGCGGCCTATCTGCAGGATTACGCGCCCAATGCGCCGGTCAAGAACATGGCCGACATCATCGCCTTCAACAAGCAGCACCATAAGCAGGAGATGCCTTACTTCGGCCAGGAGCATCTGGAAAGCGCCGAAAGCAAGGGAGGGCTGGACAGCAAGGAGTATCTGGAAGCGCTGGCCAACAACCAGCGCTACTCGCGCGACGAGGGCATCGACCAGGTGATGAAGGAGCACAAGCTGGACGCGCTGGTCGCGCCCACCGGCGGCCCGGCGTGGCTGACGGACTTCATCAACGGCGACCATTATGGTGGCAGTTTCTCTTCGCCTGCCGCCGTCGCCGGCTATCCGCACATCACCGTGCCGGCCGGCTATGTACATGGCCTGCCGGTCGGCCTGTCCTTTGTCGGCGGCGCCTACAGCGAAGCGGCACTGATCGGCATGGCTTACGCCTTCGAGCAAGCCACCCGCCACCGCCGCGCGCCGCAGTTCCCGGCCAGCGTGTCGCTGGCGGTGCGCTGAGAAGCTGAGCCGGCGGCTTGCGAGCGCTTAAACCTCGATAAAGCGCATCTTGAAGTTGCGGCCCTTGAAGCTGCCGAAGTCCGCGCCAAGGCCGCTGGCCGCGCTCAGGCGGTCGAAGGCTTCGTAGGCGACGCGGCGGTCGATCGCCACATAGGTCTGGAACTCGGTCACATTGATCTTGCCCACCTGTTCCTTGAGCAGCTTGGCATCGCCGGTCAGCGCGCCCAGCACGTCGCCGGGACGCAGCTTGTCCTTTTTGCCGCCCAGGATGCAGAGCGTCATCATCGGCGCGGCGTCGCCTTGCGCGTATTCGTCGTCGTCCAGCGCCTTCAGATCGTGCCATTCGGCCGGCGCCTGCTGGTATTCCTCGATCAGCTTGACCCACTTCTTCTCGTTCGGCGCGCACAGCGTCAGCGACAGGCCTTTTTCGCCGCCACGGCCGGTACGGCCGATACGGTGGATGTGCACTTCGGTATCCTTGGACACGTCGGCGTTGATCACTGCCGCCAGGTTGGAAATATCCAGGCCGCGTGCCGCCACGTCGGTGGCGATCAGGATGGAGCAGCTGCGGTTGGCGAACAGCACCAGGATCTCGTCGCGCTCGCGCTGTTCCAGCTCGCCGTACAGGGCCAGGGCCGAGAAGCCTTGGCCGCGCAATTCTTCGAGCAGCTCGCGGCAATGCACCTTGGTATTGCAGAAAACGATGGCTGATTCTGGCTGGTAGTGCTTGAGCAGGCGGCCGACGGCGGCGTCACGTTCGTCGAAGCCGATTTCGTAGAAGCGCTGTTCGATCTTGCTATTGTCGTGCTTCGCCTCGACCGTGATTTCCACCGGCTCGTACAGGAAGGCTTCGGTGGCTTGGCGGATATCGTCCGGATACGTGGCCGAGAACAGCAAGGTCTGGCGGCGTTTCGGACAGGCGCTGACAATGCCCGCGATCTCGTCGTAGAAGCCCATGTCCGTCATGCGGTCGGCTTCGTCCAGCACCAGGGTCTGCACGGTGGACAGGTTGATGGTCTGGCGGCTGATATGGTCGCGGATGCGGCCTGGCGTGCCCACCACCACATGCGCGCCGTGCTCCAGTGAAGCGATCTGCGGCCGCATCGGCGCGCCGCCGGTCAGCACCAGCACCTTCACATTGCCCACGCTGCGCGCCAGGCGGCGCAGTTCATTGGCCACCTGGTCGGCCAGCTCGCGCGTCGGGCATAGCACCAGCGCCTGGGTGGCGAACCACGCGGGATTGAGCTTCTGCAGCAGGCCGATGCCGAAAGCCGCCGTCTTGCCGCTGCCGGTCTTGGCCTGGGCGATCAGGTCGCGGCCTTCCAGCACGGGCGGCAGGCTTTGCGCCTGGATGTCGGTCATCTCGTGGTAGCCCAGCGTTTCCAGGTTTTTCAGGAAGGAGGGCGACAATGGCAGGCTGGCAAAGGAGGTGGTCATGGCGGATGAGGGGTAAAGGGCCGTTGCCACAGTCTAGCAAACTTGGCGGCGGGCCGGATGATGGGATTGGCGCTGATGCGCCGCGTTGGACGAAGCTGCGCCTCAGTCCTTGCGCCAGACGGGCAGGCCGGTCAGGTCCAGGTTCTCGTCGCGCTGCCAGACCGGCAGGCCGGTGGTGTCGGTCGCTTCCAGCAATTCAAGCTGTTCCTGTTTCAGCGCAGGTCTTCTGGCGCGGGCCGGAGGAGGGCGCTTGGGTTCCGGTTCCATCGGCGCGGCCGGATCGAAGCCGGGCAGGTCGAATGTCGCGATGTCTTTCTTGTCTCTCATTTCCCAAAGCGTTCTTCTAAAACGCGCCACAAAAAAACAGAAGCCCGGCTGTAACAGTCGGGCTTCGATTACTAAAGCGGCACGGAGTGTATCACAAACCCGTGCCGCCGTGGGCTTCTCAGCGGAAGGACAGCGCGCCGGTCAGGTCGCCCGGCGGCAGCGCGCCGCGTTCGGCGAAGGCTTTATTGCGCAGCGCCAGGCCTTCCAGCAGCGGCAGATCGTGCAGGCGGGTGATCAGGCGCAGGATGGACGTGGTGTCGTAGAAGCTGTGATCGACCGCGCCTTTTTTGGCATACGGCGAAATGACGATCGCCGGAATGCGCGAACCTGGGCCCCAGCGGTCGCCTTTGGGCGGCGCCACGTGATCCCACCAGCCGCCGTTCTCGTCGAAGGTCACGACAACCACCATATCCTTCCACTGCGGCGATTTCTTCAGGTGCTCCAGCACATTGACCACGTGCTGGTCGCCCGATTCGATGTCCGAATAGCCGGCGTGCAGGTTCAGATTGCCCTGCGGCTTATAGAAGGACACGGCCGGCAGCTTGCCCGCCACCACATCGGCCAGGAAGCGGTTCGAGATCGGGCTGTCGCCCAGGCCGCCGTCGCGCAGATGCGTTTCGCGTTCCTTGCTGCCGGGCGCGAAGCTCTTGAAGTAGTTGAACGGCTGGTGGTGGTACTGGAAGTTGGGCTTGGAGCCGCCACCCTTGTGATCCAGCGCGGCCTGCCATGCGCCGCCATACCAGGCCCAGCTCACGCCTTTGCGCGACAGCAGGTCGCCGATGGTGTCATAGCTTTGCGGCGGCAGCGTGCTGGCGTTGTCCGGATCGGCCAGCAGCGCGTCGCCACCGGCGGCGGGGCGGATAAAGCTTGGCTGGTACGGCGGCGCCATGGTGTTGACCGCGTAGCCGTCCGGCGTAATGGCGCCGTCGGCCACGTATTTGACGTGGCCATCCAGCGCCGAGGCGTGATTGTCCGAGGCGATGGCCAGGCGCGCGCCGGTCGGGCCGTCGCTGGTCACGGCGATCTTCTTCTTCGCCGCCGTATTCGGCGCGTTGAAGTATTCCGGCGTGCGGCCGGAGATCAGGAACTGGTGGTTCAAATACGAGCCGCCGAAAGCGGCCATGAAGAAGTTATCGCACAGCGTGTACTCGCGCGCAACCTGCCACAGGCCCAGGTTCTTGCCGGTTTCGCTGTAATAGCCCATCACCATGCCGCCGGTATTACCGTAGGCGGCAAAGCCGTCGTTCTTGCCGCCGTTGATCTGCATCTGGTTCTGGTAGAACAGATGCCACAGATCGCGGGTGATGACCGATTCCGGCAGCGGCTTGCCTTCGGCGTCGCTCAGCTTGAACGGGGCGTTCGGCAGATCCTTGACCTGGTCTTCTTTGAGCTCGTAGCGCTTGCCGGCGATATCCTGCGGCACCGGCACCATGCCGCCCCAGACCTTGGGCAGCTTGGGCAGGATCGAACCGTCGAAATCGCGCTGCTGGTATTGATGCGGCTTCAGCTCGGACATGGGCGAGGCCAGGCCGGGGAAGTCGGCGAACAGATTGTTAAAGCTGCGGTTTTCCAGATAGATGACGACCACGTTCTTGACGTGGGCCTTCAGCTTGGCATCCAGTGAGCCCTTCACTGGTTTGCTTTGCGCCGTTGCCGCGCCGGCCAGGCCGGGAACGGTGGTCGCCAGGCCGGTAGCCGCGGCAGCCTGGAAAATACGGCGGCGCGAGGGATTGGTGGGAAGATCGGCAGTGCCAACCTGCTGTTCGTGTTGTTGCTCTTTCACGCAGGGCTCCTTCTTGTTAGTGGTACTTCGCGGGGGAGTGTAACACTTGAGAAAGCCGAACGTGAAATCGGCTAATACTGATTGACGGCGTTGCAAGGGTCTTGCGACAGCGCCACGCCGCCACGGCCCGGCGCTTCGCACAGATAAGCGCTGTAAGTATGGGTACGCCGCTCGACGTCGCGCACCAGCTTCAGACCCGGCAGCAGTGGGGTTTCCCGGCGCAACAGCACGCTCCAGCTGGAGCGCGCGCCGCCGCTGAGGCGATACAGCTTGTAATGGCTGCCGTCGCCGCTACGCAGGCTGGCGACCGGCTCGTCCTCCGCCATTTCGCTGCGCGCCAGCGCCGCCTGCAAGGGATAGGACGCCATGAACACGAAGGCCAGCGCCGGCAGCCAGGTGAGCAGGGCCAGCCCCGTCATCCCCGCCTGCCAGCCGCGCGTGCGGATGCGCAGCGTCAGCCAGCACAGCGAAAACGGCAGCAGCAGGGCAAGCGCCATCGCCGCCATATAGTTCAGCGGCGCGGAGTCGAAGCGCGGCGACGCCGGCGCAAAAATCAGCGCGATGGCAGCAAGGCAGGTGCCCAGCAATGCGGCTGGCGCGAGAAAGCGCTGCGCCGGTTTCTGCAACGGTATGTTTTGATATTGCATAGTGCTGTATGCCATATGAAAAAAGCCGTTGATTCTGCTTGAGAATCAACGGCTTTCCGGTATCTGGTTGCGGGGACAGGATTTGAACCTGTGACCTTCGGGTTATGAGCCCGACGAGCTGCCAGACTGCTCCACCCCGCGTCTGAGGCAAGAATTATATACGGCTTCGATGTTCTGCGCAAGGACCGGTTTTAGTTGGCAGCCTGCAAACGCCACAGCGAAGTGACTTCGGCGGCGCGCGCGGCGTGCAGCGGGTCGCTGGCGTCGCTGGCGCGCGGATGCATGGGACGCACGTCGTGGCGGTCTGCCACCTGCAGGCCGGCGGCGGCGATCCACTCCAGCAGTTGTTCGCGTGGACGCAGGCCCAGGTGCTCGGCCAGGTCCGACAGAATCAGCCAGCCTTCGCCGCCCGGCGCCAAGTGCGCGGCCAGGCCGTCGAGGAAGCCGCGCAGCATGCGGCTGTCCGGGTCGTACACCGCATATTCGATCGATGAGCTGGGGCGGGCCGGCACCCAGGGCGGGTTGCAGACCACGAGCTGCGCCTGGCCGGGCGGGAACAGGTCGGCTTCCATCAGCTCGACCGTATCCTGCAGATCGAGACGGGCCAGGTTTTCGCGCGCGCAGCTGAGGGCGCGGCGGTCCTGGTCGGTGGCAACCACGCGGGCGATGCCGCGCCGCGCCAGCACGGCCGACAGCACGCCGGTGCCGACGCCGATGTCGAAGGCGGTGTCGGTCTTCTTCGGCAGCGGCACGTCGGCCACCAACTGCACATACTCGCCGCGCACCGGCGAGAACACGCCGTAATGCGGATGGATGCGCGCGCCCAGTGCCGGAATCTCGACGCCGCTCTTGCGCCACTCGTGCGCGCCGATCAGGCCCAGCAGCTCGCGCAGCGAGGCGACGAAAGGCTCGCTGCCGCGGCCATACGCTTCATTGCAAGCCAGCTTCACGTCCGGCGCGCGGCGCAGGGGAATGCTGTAATCGGCCTCGAAGGGAAGCAGCAGCATGGCCAGGGTGCGGGCGCGCTGCGATTGCGCCTGGCGGTGCAGGTGGAAAGCTTCGGTGAGCGAAGCGGCTGCCTTGGGCGCCTTCTTCTTGCCCTTGCCATGCTTATGGTCGGCGCGCCGCGCCAGGGCCTGCAGCAGCTGGCGTGCATTCTGGAAGTCGCCGCGCCACAGCAGGGCCGTGCCTTCGCAGGCCAGGCGGTAGGCCGTGTCGGCATTGGTGGTGTCGTCGGCGACCTGCACGCGCTTGGGCGGCGGCATGCCGCTTTCCGAGTGCCAGCGCGCCGAACGCTCCTCGCCGTTTTCGGTCCAGTGGATGAGCTGTGGCGTGCTGCTGTCGGTCTGCATATCGGTTCGCGCGTATCAATGAGAGTAAACGGCGAAACCGCCTGCACGGGACAGGCGGTTTCGTGGGAAGCGCTAATTATACGTGCTGCGGGACCGGGATCCGGCTTAGTTCAGGACTTGCGGCGATTTGACGTCCTGGCTGGCATCGCTGGCGCGCTTGCCGGAAGTGTCGGCGACGGCGGGTGCCGCCGTGCTGGCGGGAGCTTTTTCCGGCGCCGCATCCGTCACGGGCAGGGCCGGGCCGGAAACGATCGGCTCCGGCTTCACACTGCCGCGCTGCGGCGGCTTGGTCGGCGGCGAGTAGGTGTCCAGCACTTCCTTGTTCTTGACCAGGTCGAGCAGGCGCAGGGACAGGGTGCCAAGCTTGTCTTCGGGCTTGCCTTCGGCGCTGACATCGGCCTTCAGCGGTTTTTCCATCAGTTTGAACAGGTCGGCCAGGCTGCCGGGGAAATCGATGTCCGGGAACTCGATGGTCGGCAGCGGCATGGCCGGGTTCTGGTCGGCGCTGTCCTGGCGGCGCGCCGGCACGCTGCTGCTGCGGCCCGCACTGGCTTCCATCTTGGCCTCGTACTGGACTTCAATCTCGAAATCGAATTTGCGGCCATCGGCGGTGGTGATGGTGCCTTTGCCGATGAAATGCGAATTCTCGTTCAGGCTGAACGCGGCGGCGTCGCTGACGCCATCCGGGCCTTCGCTGTGCTGGATGCCGGCGGCAAAGGAGGAATTCACTTCCAGGCTCACCGAGTCGTACGAAACGGTGGCGCCTTTCAGCGCGTCGCCGAATATATCCTTGGCAAACTTGCTGAAAAAGTCCTGCGCCATATCCAGGGTCGCATTGCCGAGCTTGTCGACCCGCTTATCCAGGTCGATGCCTTTGCCGGGAACCACGGCGTTGCTGTTGGTTTCTGCTACGCCGTTTTGTGCGCGCGTGCCTTTTGCCTCGGCCTTGGGCGAGGCATTGCTGAGAGTCTGGTACTGGCGTGGGCCAATAGGAGAGAGCGAGGACATGATGGCAACCAAAAGGTGAGTAGGGTTATATCCTACAACGGCAGTTACAGCGATTTCTTTAGTGTTGGTGCGGTGTCAGTGGTGGTGCGTCCACAAACCGTTCGAGGCCAGATAGGATTGCACGGCGTCGGCCTGGCCAATGGCATGCAGCTTCACTTCGCCGCAGCTGCAGACCCCCGAGTAAGGCGTGATGTGGGAGCAGGCGGATACTTTTTGCATGGAAACTTTTACGGCCTTGGCGCATTTCGCGCATTTGAAGGTCAGGGTGCGTGGTGCTTTCAACATGATTGCTTTGGCGAGAGGACAAAAGCGGGATTTTATCAGGCGTAGACGTTGAGTACCGGTTGTTGTGCCGGGACGGCGTTGTAGGCGCGCTGCACGGCGCTTTGCCGGACCTCCTGTTGCTCGTCAGTTGCCGCGCCTGTGCGCGTAGCGCTTCGCTCTTCCGTTGGCGGATTCTGTGCTGCGCCCGCCGCCGCGCCTTGCGGCGCGCTGTCCGGATCGCTCTGCTGTGCCGTCAGCTCCTGGCTGGCCTGCTGCGCCATCTGCTGGGCGCGCGCGGCGATGGCGCGGTCCGGCCCCGAGGGATCGGCCGGGGCCAAAGCCGCGGCCTGGATGGTGCGTGCCCGCTCCAGCGTTTCCTGCGGCGTGCGGCCGGGCGAGGTGTCGATATTCACCTCGCCGCCAATGGCGTAATTGATGCCGTCCGGTCCGCGCTGATAAGTATATGTGGGACCGGAAGTGGCCAGGCCGCCGGCTGCCGACAGGTGGGCCATCTCGTGCTGGCGTACCTGCTGGTCGCGCGCTTTCAGCTTGTCGATCTGCTTCAATTGATCGGTCGTCAGCTCGGCCTTGGCGCCTTGCTTGGCCTGCGGTTCCTGCTTTTCCTGCGCGCCTTGCGCTGGCGCGGTGCGTGCCGGCGCCGCGCCGCTGGCGGCGTAGGGACTGACGCTGGCGGCGATGGCGCTGATTGCCATGGTGTGAAAGGCGGCAAATGATGGGGAAAAGCGGGGCTTACACTCGCTTACATCATAGCAAAAATAGACTGTGGTTTTTCGCGGAAAGCCGTCAACTGAACGCCATGGCTCGCGTTGTGGGAGTATCCGTCAGCTCTTCTAAGAGGCCGCGATATGGACCAAGCCAAGCAACCGAGCAAAGAAGCCGTGCGCCACTGGATGCAAACCAGGGTGGAGGAACGCCGTCCGCCGCCCGACCCGCAGCAGATCCGGCGCGAGCTTGGCTGGGAGCTGGCACGCCAGGAGCGGCGCGAAGCCGGCTCCCGCTGACGGCGCCGCCGCCACGGCGGCGGCCTGCTACTGCACCGTTACCACGCTGCGCCCGCCGGCCGCCGGCTGCACCACGATGCGGCTGGCAATCCTGTCGGTCATCTCCTGCACGTGCGAGATCACGCCGACCTTGCGGCCCATGGCCTGCAGGCCGTCCAGCGCATCCATCGCCACGCGCAGGGTGTCGGCGTCCAGGCTGCCGAAACCCTCGTCGATGAACAGCGATTCCACCCGCACCCGGTTGGAGGACAGCGAGGCCAGGCCCAAGGCCAGGGCCAGCGAAGCCAGGAAGGATTCGCCACCGGACAGCGAGTGCACCGAGCGCAGTTCGTCGCCCATATGCTGGTCGCGCACCAGCAGGCCAAGCGAGGGCTGGGATGGATTATTGATGCGTTCCAGCTGGTAGCGCGGCGCCAGATGGTTGAGGTGGGCGTTGGCATAGCCCAGCAGGACGTCCAGCGTGAATTGCTGGGCGTAGTTGCGGAATTTCTTGCCGTCGGCCGAGCCGATCAGCTCACTCATGCGCGCCCAGCGCCGTTCGCTCTCTTCCTGCTTTTCGATATCGCCCATCATGGCTTGCGCGCTGTGGCGGCGCGCATCGTCCTGGGCCAGGCCGATGCGCAGGGCCGTGGCCTGGTCGTGCGCCTGCTTGCGCTCGGCGGCCAGGGCTTCCAGCGTCTGCTGCAGGGCTTCAGCCGTCTGCTCGCCATGCCGGCCGGCGTCTTCCAGATGGCGCGCGGTCTGGGCCTGGCGCTCCTGCAGCACGGCGTGGGCGCTGGCCGCGGCCTGTTCCAGCGCCTGCAGGTTCTGGCGCTCGGCCAGGATCTGCTCGGCGGGATGCGCGAGCAGGGCGCGCAATTGTTCGACGCTGCGCACGCCGTCGTGCGCCTCGCCGTCCGGCATGTCATCCGCCTCGTCCGCGTCAAAGCCC
This region includes:
- a CDS encoding DUF1778 domain-containing protein, whose amino-acid sequence is MSITTEERDRITARLPKLLVEKLQEAADLSGATLNQFLVQAAVEKADKIIDRERAIRFTAEDAAMFIHMLDNPRPPNQAVTRAFERLKKVEDGSNSTRAGQGA
- a CDS encoding GNAT family N-acetyltransferase, with protein sequence MAQIVRALDKAHDVRNFDCGSEALNIWLREMAGQHIKKMLSRTYVLIDEEAPETILGFYTVAIRAMTPISELPATMQRRLPPNVPGFTLGRLAVSREAQGQGWGEYLLAHAMRRICQAAESVGGAFMFVDAKDAEAAAFYAKYDFSPTPSDQLRLLKPIAEIPA
- a CDS encoding amidase codes for the protein MDRRDFVRMGLAAGGAATLGRAEGALPTAKAASSILDAGILQQQEQMAANKLTSHSLTSQYLARIGSIDKSGPRINSIIEINPEALKIAREMDRERLLRKLRGPLHGIPVLLKDNIATADRMSTSAGSLALAGIRAARDAHIVAQLRAAGAVIIGKTNLSEWANMRSTHSVSGWSARGGLTRNPYSLDRNCSGSSSGSGAAVAAGLATLAVGTETDGSIVSPASICGVVGIKPTMGLLSRSGIIPIAHSQDTAGPMARSVTDAALMLAAMTGVDANDAATQASAGRVGDYAAALQTGSLQGKRLGVARNFFGTNDDLDNAIEKALAVLKAQGAELVDVTVPNTDKYSASEFEVLLHEFKSDLAAYLQDYAPNAPVKNMADIIAFNKQHHKQEMPYFGQEHLESAESKGGLDSKEYLEALANNQRYSRDEGIDQVMKEHKLDALVAPTGGPAWLTDFINGDHYGGSFSSPAAVAGYPHITVPAGYVHGLPVGLSFVGGAYSEAALIGMAYAFEQATRHRRAPQFPASVSLAVR
- the dbpA gene encoding ATP-dependent RNA helicase DbpA, coding for MTTSFASLPLSPSFLKNLETLGYHEMTDIQAQSLPPVLEGRDLIAQAKTGSGKTAAFGIGLLQKLNPAWFATQALVLCPTRELADQVANELRRLARSVGNVKVLVLTGGAPMRPQIASLEHGAHVVVGTPGRIRDHISRQTINLSTVQTLVLDEADRMTDMGFYDEIAGIVSACPKRRQTLLFSATYPDDIRQATEAFLYEPVEITVEAKHDNSKIEQRFYEIGFDERDAAVGRLLKHYQPESAIVFCNTKVHCRELLEELRGQGFSALALYGELEQRERDEILVLFANRSCSILIATDVAARGLDISNLAAVINADVSKDTEVHIHRIGRTGRGGEKGLSLTLCAPNEKKWVKLIEEYQQAPAEWHDLKALDDDEYAQGDAAPMMTLCILGGKKDKLRPGDVLGALTGDAKLLKEQVGKINVTEFQTYVAIDRRVAYEAFDRLSAASGLGADFGSFKGRNFKMRFIEV
- a CDS encoding acid phosphatase gives rise to the protein MKEQQHEQQVGTADLPTNPSRRRIFQAAAATGLATTVPGLAGAATAQSKPVKGSLDAKLKAHVKNVVVIYLENRSFNNLFADFPGLASPMSELKPHQYQQRDFDGSILPKLPKVWGGMVPVPQDIAGKRYELKEDQVKDLPNAPFKLSDAEGKPLPESVITRDLWHLFYQNQMQINGGKNDGFAAYGNTGGMVMGYYSETGKNLGLWQVAREYTLCDNFFMAAFGGSYLNHQFLISGRTPEYFNAPNTAAKKKIAVTSDGPTGARLAIASDNHASALDGHVKYVADGAITPDGYAVNTMAPPYQPSFIRPAAGGDALLADPDNASTLPPQSYDTIGDLLSRKGVSWAWYGGAWQAALDHKGGGSKPNFQYHHQPFNYFKSFAPGSKERETHLRDGGLGDSPISNRFLADVVAGKLPAVSFYKPQGNLNLHAGYSDIESGDQHVVNVLEHLKKSPQWKDMVVVVTFDENGGWWDHVAPPKGDRWGPGSRIPAIVISPYAKKGAVDHSFYDTTSILRLITRLHDLPLLEGLALRNKAFAERGALPPGDLTGALSFR
- a CDS encoding class I SAM-dependent methyltransferase; translation: MQTDSSTPQLIHWTENGEERSARWHSESGMPPPKRVQVADDTTNADTAYRLACEGTALLWRGDFQNARQLLQALARRADHKHGKGKKKAPKAAASLTEAFHLHRQAQSQRARTLAMLLLPFEADYSIPLRRAPDVKLACNEAYGRGSEPFVASLRELLGLIGAHEWRKSGVEIPALGARIHPHYGVFSPVRGEYVQLVADVPLPKKTDTAFDIGVGTGVLSAVLARRGIARVVATDQDRRALSCARENLARLDLQDTVELMEADLFPPGQAQLVVCNPPWVPARPSSSIEYAVYDPDSRMLRGFLDGLAAHLAPGGEGWLILSDLAEHLGLRPREQLLEWIAAAGLQVADRHDVRPMHPRASDASDPLHAARAAEVTSLWRLQAAN
- a CDS encoding putative metalloprotease CJM1_0395 family protein, giving the protein MAISAIAASVSPYAASGAAPARTAPAQGAQEKQEPQAKQGAKAELTTDQLKQIDKLKARDQQVRQHEMAHLSAAGGLATSGPTYTYQRGPDGINYAIGGEVNIDTSPGRTPQETLERARTIQAAALAPADPSGPDRAIAARAQQMAQQASQELTAQQSDPDSAPQGAAAGAAQNPPTEERSATRTGAATDEQQEVRQSAVQRAYNAVPAQQPVLNVYA